One stretch of Pararhizobium qamdonense DNA includes these proteins:
- a CDS encoding NAD(P)/FAD-dependent oxidoreductase, whose product MADTFDFIIVGKGMMGAAAARHLARSGAKIALIGPDEPEDWASHGGVFSSHYDNGRITRTIDPDPVWALLAQRSIERYAEIAAESGVAFYSEAGCLIAAPLPGGAEHTLDHVIAARNRLGVEAPFVSERDLEGQFPWFRFPAGYGGVFEPRNAGHINPRALVKAQVILAEKAGVTVVRSEVSAVARVGSAVNVRTVDGAIFRGGRAIISAGGFSISGPLLARPLDLTVKARTVLFAEVGEADLQRFAAMPSLIGSALEQDESYYLLPPILYPDGKHYIKIGGDPSDVHIGSEPEVRAWFRGEANRSAADHMAALLSRVMPSFVPASLKWSPCVTTFTRHGYPYIGFADTDRIAVLTGGNGTAAKSSDEIGRLGASLLLNGVLDASEYDSDFAVCFR is encoded by the coding sequence ATGGCAGACACATTCGATTTCATCATTGTTGGCAAGGGCATGATGGGGGCAGCGGCTGCCCGGCACCTGGCACGCAGCGGCGCCAAGATCGCGTTGATCGGGCCGGACGAGCCGGAAGACTGGGCAAGCCATGGCGGTGTCTTCAGCAGTCACTACGACAATGGCCGCATCACCCGCACGATCGATCCGGACCCGGTCTGGGCGCTTTTGGCGCAGCGGTCCATCGAACGCTACGCCGAGATCGCGGCAGAGAGCGGTGTCGCATTCTACAGCGAGGCCGGCTGCCTGATTGCCGCGCCTTTGCCGGGCGGTGCAGAACATACGCTCGACCATGTGATTGCCGCCCGCAACCGTCTCGGGGTGGAGGCGCCCTTCGTCAGCGAGCGGGATCTTGAAGGGCAGTTTCCCTGGTTCCGGTTTCCGGCGGGCTATGGCGGCGTGTTCGAGCCGCGCAATGCCGGCCACATCAATCCGCGCGCGCTGGTCAAGGCGCAGGTCATCCTGGCGGAAAAAGCCGGTGTGACGGTCGTTCGCTCCGAGGTTTCGGCCGTTGCCCGTGTCGGCAGCGCCGTCAATGTGCGGACGGTGGATGGCGCCATCTTCAGGGGCGGCCGCGCGATCATCTCTGCAGGGGGATTTTCGATTTCCGGGCCGCTTCTCGCCCGGCCGCTGGATCTGACCGTCAAGGCGCGCACCGTGCTGTTTGCCGAGGTGGGGGAGGCCGATCTGCAGAGGTTTGCGGCAATGCCGTCGCTGATCGGCTCGGCGCTCGAGCAGGACGAAAGCTATTATCTCCTGCCGCCGATCCTTTATCCCGACGGCAAGCATTATATCAAGATCGGTGGCGATCCCAGCGACGTCCATATCGGCTCCGAGCCTGAGGTTCGCGCCTGGTTCAGGGGTGAGGCCAACCGGTCCGCAGCCGATCATATGGCTGCCTTGCTGTCGCGCGTCATGCCGTCATTCGTGCCGGCGTCGCTGAAGTGGAGCCCCTGCGTCACCACGTTCACGCGCCACGGTTATCCCTATATCGGCTTTGCCGATACGGATCGCATCGCCGTTTTGACCGGCGGCAACGGGACGGCGGCCAAGAGTTCGGACGAGATCGGCCGGCTCGGGGCGTCGCTGCTTCTCAATGGCGTGCTTGACGCCAGCGAATACGATAGCGATTTTGCCGTCTGCTTCCGGTAG
- the mraZ gene encoding division/cell wall cluster transcriptional repressor MraZ → MNRFLSHATNRIDSKGRVSVPSMFRSVLSALDIRELYCFQDFVFPAISAGGPDLLGRFERQISSEDPFSPQANQMSLLVHGGGVFMKLDQEGRLMVTDFIRDFTGIDTEVTFVGRADHFQLWAPHVFAQTQAAAREEHRLRGLRSG, encoded by the coding sequence ATGAACCGCTTCCTTTCGCATGCGACAAACCGGATCGATTCCAAGGGGCGGGTTTCCGTTCCCTCGATGTTTCGTTCCGTCTTGTCGGCGCTCGATATCCGGGAGCTTTACTGCTTTCAGGATTTCGTCTTTCCGGCTATCAGCGCCGGCGGTCCGGATTTGCTGGGCCGGTTCGAAAGGCAAATCAGCAGCGAGGATCCGTTCTCGCCGCAGGCCAATCAGATGTCGCTCCTGGTTCATGGGGGCGGGGTCTTCATGAAGCTCGACCAGGAAGGCCGGTTGATGGTCACGGATTTTATCCGCGATTTCACCGGCATCGACACGGAAGTCACTTTCGTGGGGCGGGCGGATCATTTTCAGCTGTGGGCGCCGCATGTTTTTGCGCAAACGCAGGCAGCGGCACGGGAAGAGCACAGATTGCGAGGTCTGCGTTCGGGCTAG
- the rsmH gene encoding 16S rRNA (cytosine(1402)-N(4))-methyltransferase RsmH, producing the protein MMTDQGTGFTDAEGGPVRHIPVLLPEVLASLDIAPGKIILDGTFGAGGYTSAILAAGADVIALDRDPAAILGGQPLVEASAGRLTLVQSQFSDLAQHAPADGLDGIVLDIGVSSMQIDEADRGFSFQRKGPLDMRMSSHGVSAADVVNRAKVTDLTRIFGFLGEEPQSGRIARAIEKRRLEEPFVTTRDLAGLIEVVTPRKAKDKIHPATRVFQALRIFVNDELGELAGALFAAERALKPGGRLTVVTFHSLEDRIVKKFFQDRAGKASGSRHLPIAHERAATFAPVGKSMVAASEEEASRNPRARSAKMRVGARTEAPPEADDLSIFDLPNLASLGKMGG; encoded by the coding sequence ATGATGACGGATCAGGGCACAGGTTTTACTGATGCCGAAGGCGGACCGGTCCGTCACATTCCGGTTCTTCTCCCCGAGGTTCTCGCCAGTCTGGATATTGCTCCAGGCAAAATCATTCTTGATGGCACGTTTGGCGCCGGCGGCTATACGTCGGCGATCCTTGCTGCCGGTGCCGATGTGATCGCGCTTGACCGTGATCCGGCCGCCATTCTCGGCGGTCAGCCGCTGGTGGAAGCCAGTGCCGGGCGCCTGACGCTCGTTCAGTCGCAGTTTTCCGATCTGGCGCAGCACGCCCCGGCCGATGGCCTGGATGGCATCGTGCTCGATATCGGCGTTTCCTCGATGCAGATCGACGAGGCGGATCGCGGCTTTTCCTTTCAGCGCAAGGGCCCGCTCGACATGCGCATGTCGTCTCACGGTGTCTCTGCCGCCGATGTCGTCAACAGGGCCAAGGTCACCGATCTCACCCGGATTTTCGGCTTTCTCGGCGAGGAGCCGCAGTCGGGCCGCATCGCGCGCGCCATCGAAAAGCGGCGTCTCGAAGAGCCGTTCGTCACGACCCGAGATCTTGCCGGGCTGATCGAAGTGGTCACGCCGCGCAAGGCCAAGGACAAGATTCACCCGGCCACGCGCGTCTTCCAGGCGCTGCGCATCTTCGTGAACGACGAACTTGGTGAACTCGCCGGAGCGCTGTTTGCGGCCGAACGTGCGCTGAAGCCCGGCGGACGGCTGACGGTTGTCACGTTCCACTCGCTGGAAGACCGGATCGTCAAGAAATTCTTCCAAGACCGCGCCGGCAAGGCGTCGGGCTCGCGGCATCTGCCGATTGCCCACGAACGCGCGGCAACCTTCGCACCAGTTGGCAAGTCTATGGTGGCGGCAAGCGAAGAAGAAGCGTCGCGCAATCCGCGCGCCCGGTCCGCCAAGATGCGGGTCGGTGCGCGCACAGAGGCCCCGCCCGAGGCAGATGACCTATCCATTTTCGATTTGCCGAACCTTGCAAGCCTTGGAAAGATGGGGGGCTGA
- the ftsL gene encoding cell division protein FtsL — MLRSFDIVLIVVMTAAATVTYTIKHQAENKLEEVRKLEAGIKLEEDTIDLLRADWALLTQPNRLEKLVGVYQQDLQLSPTDPTQLSRPEELPMLRADLPPPADVLEAMGLAKAKTKGNAKSKKPVADTDDIATGSVER; from the coding sequence ATGTTGCGTAGTTTTGACATCGTCCTGATCGTCGTCATGACAGCCGCTGCCACGGTCACCTATACGATCAAGCATCAGGCCGAAAACAAGCTTGAGGAAGTGCGCAAGCTGGAAGCAGGCATCAAGCTTGAGGAAGACACGATCGATCTCCTGCGCGCCGACTGGGCGCTGCTGACGCAGCCGAACCGGCTGGAAAAGCTGGTCGGCGTCTACCAGCAGGACCTGCAGCTTTCGCCCACCGATCCGACCCAGCTTTCCCGGCCCGAGGAATTGCCGATGCTGAGGGCGGACCTGCCGCCGCCTGCCGATGTTCTGGAGGCGATGGGGCTGGCAAAGGCCAAGACCAAGGGCAATGCCAAATCGAAGAAGCCGGTGGCTGACACCGACGATATCGCAACAGGTTCGGTGGAGCGCTGA
- a CDS encoding peptidoglycan D,D-transpeptidase FtsI family protein, with the protein MSFLSRIMVVKSKAHFSAGGNNHPGDLGRPFEGTRKRTSNQAKSRVAIVIASFTAVYCIIGGRLVQYGLAQPEMVSSIGRADNLMASRPDILDRNGEILATDIRTVSLYAEPHKIVDADEAVEQLSTVLPSLNVADIYNKLKSPSRFQWLRRQLTPKQQSEILALGIPGIGFRPEKRRFYPGGATASHIVGHVNVDNRGIAGMERWIDNQGLADLAAIGMTSDAKLEPVKLSIDLRVQNILRDVVVDAMTKFRSIAAGGVVMDVTTGEILAMVSYPDYDPNKPADGAKEGWMNRMSNGTFEMGSTFKSFTTAMALDSGKVKLTDSFDATNPIRIGGFTIKDFHGKRRVLTVPEIFQYSSNIGTAKMADLVGIEGHKEFLTRIGLLTRMQTELPEVKMPSQPREWKKINSITISFGHGVSTTPLQTAVAGAALLNGGNLIEPTFLPRTPEQAQAASTKVIKQSTSDDMRFLFRWNGVNGSGRNARVPGFNVGGKTGTADKVVNGRYSNDANFNAFLAGFPIDKPRYVVLTFIDEPKTDKGNGAALAGNTAAPMVHDIISRSAPLLGVEPKFGEDGSALLVSY; encoded by the coding sequence ATGTCCTTTCTCTCCCGCATCATGGTCGTCAAGAGCAAGGCCCACTTCTCCGCTGGCGGCAACAATCATCCGGGCGATCTCGGCCGGCCGTTCGAAGGGACGCGCAAGCGGACCAGCAACCAGGCGAAAAGCCGCGTCGCCATCGTCATCGCCAGTTTCACGGCCGTCTACTGCATCATCGGCGGCCGCCTCGTGCAATATGGCCTGGCCCAGCCGGAGATGGTTTCCAGCATTGGCCGTGCCGACAATCTGATGGCATCGCGCCCGGATATTCTCGATCGCAACGGGGAGATCCTGGCGACCGACATCCGCACCGTGTCGCTCTATGCGGAACCGCACAAGATCGTCGACGCCGACGAGGCCGTCGAGCAGCTTTCCACTGTTCTGCCGAGCCTCAATGTCGCTGATATCTACAACAAGCTGAAATCCCCATCGCGCTTCCAGTGGCTGCGCCGCCAGTTGACGCCGAAGCAGCAGAGCGAAATTCTGGCGCTCGGCATTCCCGGCATCGGCTTCCGGCCGGAAAAGCGCCGCTTCTATCCGGGCGGCGCCACCGCCTCGCATATTGTCGGCCATGTCAATGTCGACAATCGCGGCATTGCCGGCATGGAGCGCTGGATCGACAACCAGGGGCTTGCCGATCTCGCCGCCATCGGCATGACCAGCGATGCCAAGCTCGAGCCGGTCAAGCTGTCGATCGACCTGCGCGTCCAGAACATCCTGCGCGATGTCGTCGTCGATGCGATGACCAAGTTCCGCTCGATTGCCGCCGGTGGCGTGGTGATGGATGTGACAACCGGCGAAATTCTCGCCATGGTTTCCTATCCCGATTACGATCCGAACAAGCCGGCCGATGGCGCCAAGGAAGGCTGGATGAACCGCATGTCGAACGGCACGTTCGAGATGGGATCGACGTTCAAGTCGTTTACGACGGCGATGGCGCTTGATTCGGGTAAGGTAAAGCTGACCGATAGCTTCGATGCGACCAATCCGATCCGCATCGGCGGCTTCACCATCAAGGACTTTCACGGCAAGCGCCGGGTCCTGACCGTGCCGGAAATCTTCCAGTATTCCTCCAATATCGGCACCGCCAAGATGGCCGACCTTGTCGGCATCGAAGGTCACAAGGAATTCCTGACCCGTATCGGGCTGCTGACCAGAATGCAGACGGAACTGCCGGAAGTGAAGATGCCGAGCCAGCCGCGCGAATGGAAGAAGATCAATTCGATCACCATCTCGTTTGGCCACGGCGTCTCCACCACGCCGCTGCAGACGGCGGTGGCCGGGGCAGCGCTGCTGAACGGTGGCAATCTGATCGAGCCAACCTTCCTGCCCCGCACGCCCGAGCAGGCGCAGGCGGCCTCCACCAAGGTCATCAAGCAATCCACCAGCGACGACATGCGCTTCCTGTTCCGCTGGAACGGCGTCAACGGTTCGGGCCGTAATGCCCGGGTGCCCGGCTTCAATGTCGGCGGCAAGACCGGGACGGCCGACAAGGTCGTCAACGGCCGCTATTCGAACGATGCCAACTTCAACGCGTTTCTCGCCGGCTTTCCGATCGACAAGCCGCGCTATGTGGTACTGACCTTTATCGACGAGCCGAAGACCGACAAAGGCAATGGTGCGGCACTGGCAGGCAATACGGCAGCGCCGATGGTGCATGACATCATCAGCCGGTCGGCGCCGCTTCTCGGCGTCGAGCCGAAATTCGGCGAAGACGGTTCTGCCTTGCTTGTGTCTTATTGA
- a CDS encoding UDP-N-acetylmuramoyl-L-alanyl-D-glutamate--2,6-diaminopimelate ligase, whose translation MKIKDLIGKDFPEIAAQLDNAAGDIDIAAITADSRQVAPGSLFVAVAGSKADGKGFIDEAISRGAAAVVTGVKSAGDTPVPVLSAFTPRRVLAIAAANFYSHQPDTMVAVTGTAGKTSVASFARQIWAHAGFAAAMIGTTGVIAPGRNDYGSLTTPDPISLHKLLAELADSGVTHAAMEASSHGLDQNRLDGVRLAAAGFTNLGRDHMDYHPTIEDYMAAKMRLFDGVLPKGSPAVIFSDDAWSGQAIAAARAAGHLVLTVGRKGDYLSLKRVEHFRHKQIAEIHVGDEIFEVHVPLAGDFQISNALVAAGLAMSTGVSARATMAALEKLQGASGRLELVGHTKEGALAYVDYAHKPDALENVLTSVRPFTTGRVIVVFGCGGDRDKGKRPIMGEIATRLADVVIVTDDNPRSEVPSVIRSEIMAAAKGATEIADRAEAIQAAVDMLKSGDTLIVAGKGHEEGQTIGSVTLPFSDHAELRKALGGH comes from the coding sequence ATGAAGATCAAAGACCTGATCGGGAAGGATTTCCCGGAAATTGCGGCACAGCTGGACAATGCGGCCGGTGATATCGATATCGCCGCGATCACCGCCGACAGCCGGCAGGTTGCGCCGGGGTCTTTGTTCGTGGCTGTTGCAGGCAGCAAGGCCGACGGCAAGGGCTTTATCGACGAGGCGATCAGCCGGGGCGCCGCAGCCGTCGTCACAGGCGTGAAGTCTGCCGGTGACACGCCGGTTCCGGTTCTCTCCGCCTTCACGCCGCGCCGCGTGCTCGCGATTGCCGCCGCCAACTTTTACAGCCACCAGCCCGATACGATGGTCGCCGTCACCGGTACGGCGGGCAAGACTTCGGTTGCGTCCTTTGCCCGGCAGATCTGGGCGCATGCGGGTTTTGCAGCCGCGATGATAGGCACCACCGGCGTGATCGCGCCGGGCCGTAACGATTATGGCTCGCTGACGACGCCCGATCCCATCTCCCTGCACAAGCTTCTGGCCGAACTTGCCGATTCAGGGGTTACCCATGCGGCGATGGAAGCCTCCAGCCATGGATTGGACCAGAACCGCCTCGATGGCGTACGGCTTGCCGCCGCTGGGTTCACCAATCTTGGCCGCGATCATATGGATTACCATCCGACCATCGAGGACTACATGGCTGCCAAGATGCGGCTGTTCGACGGTGTTCTGCCCAAGGGCTCGCCGGCCGTCATCTTTTCCGACGATGCCTGGTCGGGGCAGGCAATTGCTGCGGCACGGGCTGCCGGGCATCTGGTGCTGACCGTCGGCCGCAAGGGCGACTACCTGTCGCTGAAACGCGTCGAGCATTTCCGGCACAAGCAGATTGCTGAGATCCATGTCGGCGACGAGATTTTCGAAGTGCATGTGCCGCTGGCCGGCGATTTCCAGATTTCGAATGCTTTGGTTGCGGCCGGGCTTGCCATGTCGACCGGCGTCAGCGCCAGGGCGACCATGGCGGCGCTTGAAAAGCTGCAGGGTGCGTCCGGCCGCCTTGAACTGGTCGGGCACACCAAGGAGGGCGCGCTTGCCTATGTGGACTATGCCCACAAGCCGGACGCGCTGGAAAACGTCCTGACCTCGGTTCGCCCATTCACCACCGGCCGCGTCATCGTGGTGTTCGGCTGTGGCGGCGACCGGGACAAGGGAAAGCGCCCGATCATGGGCGAGATCGCCACGCGGCTGGCCGACGTCGTGATCGTGACCGACGACAATCCGCGCTCGGAAGTGCCATCCGTCATTCGCAGTGAAATCATGGCTGCGGCCAAGGGCGCCACCGAGATCGCCGACCGCGCCGAAGCCATCCAGGCTGCCGTCGATATGCTGAAATCGGGCGACACGCTGATCGTTGCGGGCAAGGGACATGAGGAGGGGCAGACCATCGGCTCCGTCACCTTGCCGTTCTCCGATCACGCCGAACTGCGCAAGGCATTGGGAGGTCATTGA
- a CDS encoding UDP-N-acetylmuramoylalanyl-D-glutamyl-2,6-diaminopimelate--D-alanyl-D-alanine ligase, giving the protein MNFLWTTSDLMAAMHGRPMGNLPAGITGISIDSRSIGKGEAFFAIKGDRVDGHDYAGIAMANGATLLVVSEAKLPALGRLNAPMIVVDDVLDAMVRLGCAARDRSAAKIIAVTGSVGKTTTKEMLRHMLQPSGRVHASVASFNNHWGVPLTLSRMPENTDFGIFEIGMNHADEIRPLVKMVRPHVAIITTIAAAHLGNFKDLEEIAAAKAEIMEGLVDDGHVILNRDNDQFAALEKTANALGVAHVHSFGSSAKADFRLVEYAGGSEGGVLWAALDGRTLEIQMGAPGRHIAENALAALGAVSLVGADMNAALAALTTLQPEKGRGARHRLSIGQGTFVLIDESYNANPASMRAAISLLQDAALPDGGRRIAILGDMLEMGASSSAVHAGLAAPLVEAGITDIWLAGEDMAHLRDALPEGMRVEYRQAVDELKEFALGAIAAGDVVMIKSSKGTGCGRIVSALLETYPASASPDRAE; this is encoded by the coding sequence TTGAACTTTCTGTGGACCACAAGCGATCTGATGGCGGCCATGCATGGCCGTCCGATGGGCAATCTGCCTGCGGGCATCACCGGCATTTCCATCGACAGCCGGTCCATCGGCAAGGGCGAGGCTTTTTTCGCCATCAAGGGCGACCGGGTCGATGGTCATGACTATGCGGGTATCGCGATGGCCAATGGTGCAACGCTGCTGGTTGTCAGCGAAGCCAAGCTTCCTGCGCTCGGGCGGCTCAACGCGCCGATGATCGTCGTCGATGACGTGCTGGATGCCATGGTGCGGCTCGGCTGTGCTGCGCGCGATCGCAGTGCGGCCAAGATCATCGCCGTCACTGGATCGGTCGGCAAGACCACGACCAAGGAGATGCTGCGGCACATGCTGCAGCCTTCCGGCCGGGTTCACGCCTCCGTCGCCTCGTTCAACAATCACTGGGGCGTGCCGCTCACCCTGTCGCGCATGCCGGAAAATACCGATTTCGGCATTTTCGAAATCGGCATGAACCATGCCGACGAAATCCGGCCGCTGGTCAAGATGGTGCGTCCGCATGTGGCCATCATCACTACGATCGCAGCCGCCCATCTCGGCAATTTCAAGGACCTTGAGGAAATCGCCGCTGCCAAGGCTGAGATCATGGAAGGCCTCGTCGATGACGGCCATGTGATCCTCAATCGCGACAACGATCAGTTTGCAGCACTTGAGAAAACCGCCAACGCGCTGGGCGTTGCCCATGTCCATAGCTTCGGCAGCAGCGCGAAAGCCGATTTCCGCCTGGTCGAATATGCGGGCGGCTCCGAAGGTGGCGTGTTGTGGGCGGCGCTGGATGGCAGGACGCTGGAAATCCAGATGGGGGCTCCCGGGCGCCATATCGCCGAAAATGCCCTGGCGGCGCTTGGGGCTGTCAGCCTCGTCGGCGCGGATATGAATGCAGCACTTGCGGCGCTGACAACGCTTCAGCCTGAAAAAGGCCGCGGCGCCCGCCATCGCCTGTCCATCGGGCAGGGGACATTTGTCCTGATCGACGAAAGCTATAATGCCAATCCCGCATCGATGCGGGCTGCGATCTCGCTTCTGCAGGATGCGGCTCTGCCGGACGGTGGCCGCAGGATCGCCATTTTAGGCGACATGCTGGAAATGGGCGCCTCTTCCAGCGCCGTTCATGCCGGGCTTGCCGCGCCGCTGGTCGAGGCCGGCATTACCGACATCTGGCTTGCCGGCGAAGACATGGCGCATCTGCGCGATGCTTTGCCCGAAGGCATGCGGGTCGAATACCGCCAGGCGGTCGATGAGTTGAAGGAATTTGCGCTTGGCGCCATCGCCGCCGGGGACGTGGTGATGATCAAATCGTCGAAGGGCACGGGCTGCGGCAGGATCGTTTCGGCTCTTCTTGAGACATATCCGGCCTCTGCAAGTCCGGATCGCGCTGAATAA
- the mraY gene encoding phospho-N-acetylmuramoyl-pentapeptide-transferase: MLIWLVELADHFQFFNLFRYITFRTGAALFTSALIVFLFGPRMISSLRVRQGRGQPIRADGPQTHFKKAGTPTMGGLMILAGIVGSSLLWADLSSVYVVSTLLVTLGFGAIGFYDDYLKVTKQSDKGFSGKARLGIEFLVAGIAVYFMMRTALSAGVSGSTFGSSLTFPFLKDFTLNLGYFFILFGGFVIVGAGNAVNLTDGLDGLAIVPVMIAAASFGVIAYLAGNAVFANYLQIHFVPGTGELAVILGAVIGAGLGFLWFNAPPAAIFMGDTGSLALGGLIGAVAVATKHEIVMVIIGGLFVMETLSVIIQVFWFKRTGKRVFLMAPIHHHFEKLGWTESQVVIRFWIIAVILAMVGLSTLKLR; the protein is encoded by the coding sequence ATGCTCATCTGGCTTGTCGAACTGGCGGACCATTTTCAATTCTTCAACCTGTTCCGCTACATCACGTTCCGGACCGGCGCCGCCCTGTTCACCTCGGCATTGATCGTATTCCTGTTCGGACCGCGGATGATTTCGTCGCTGCGCGTGCGCCAGGGACGCGGACAGCCGATCCGCGCGGATGGCCCGCAGACCCATTTCAAGAAGGCCGGCACGCCGACCATGGGTGGCCTGATGATCCTTGCCGGTATCGTCGGCAGCTCGCTGCTCTGGGCCGATCTTTCCAGCGTCTACGTCGTCTCGACGCTCCTGGTGACGCTCGGTTTCGGCGCCATCGGCTTTTACGACGATTATCTGAAGGTGACGAAACAGTCCGACAAGGGCTTTTCCGGCAAGGCGCGGCTCGGGATCGAATTCCTGGTCGCGGGCATCGCCGTGTACTTCATGATGCGCACGGCGCTTTCGGCCGGTGTCTCGGGCTCGACATTCGGCTCATCGCTGACATTCCCGTTCCTGAAGGATTTCACGCTCAACCTCGGCTATTTCTTCATCCTGTTCGGCGGCTTCGTGATTGTCGGCGCCGGCAATGCCGTCAACCTGACCGACGGTCTCGACGGGCTTGCCATCGTGCCGGTGATGATCGCTGCCGCGTCCTTCGGCGTGATCGCCTATCTTGCCGGTAACGCGGTGTTTGCAAACTACCTGCAGATCCATTTCGTGCCGGGGACCGGTGAGCTCGCCGTGATTCTTGGGGCTGTCATCGGGGCCGGGCTTGGTTTCCTGTGGTTCAACGCACCGCCCGCCGCCATCTTCATGGGCGATACCGGTTCGCTGGCGCTCGGCGGCCTGATTGGTGCGGTGGCCGTCGCCACCAAGCATGAAATCGTCATGGTCATCATCGGCGGCCTGTTCGTGATGGAAACCCTGTCGGTGATCATCCAGGTCTTCTGGTTCAAGCGCACGGGAAAGCGCGTCTTCCTGATGGCGCCGATCCATCACCATTTCGAAAAGCTCGGCTGGACCGAAAGCCAGGTGGTGATCCGGTTCTGGATCATTGCGGTTATTCTGGCCATGGTCGGCCTTTCGACCCTGAAGCTGCGGTAA
- the murD gene encoding UDP-N-acetylmuramoyl-L-alanine--D-glutamate ligase: MIPVTTFSGKKVALFGLGGSGLATAQALVAGGADVTAWDDNPDSVAKASAAGIGTGDLRQVNWADFSAFVLSPGVPLTHPKPHWTVDLAHSAGVEIIGDVELFVRERRAHAPDCPFIAITGTNGKSTTTALIAHILKSSGRDTQLGGNIGTAVLTLDPPAADRFYVVECSSYQIDLAPTLNPSAGILLNLTPDHLDRHGSMEHYADIKERLIAGSDTAIVGVDDVYTEAIADRATLSGHRVIRIARHRALGEGLYADGTRVMRAEGGLAAVVADLDGIATLRGNHNAQNAAAAIAACLSVGVSEREILAGLSSFPGLKHRMQPVGRKGNVVFVNDSKATNADAAAPALSSYDRIYWIAGGLPKEGGIASLSPFFARIAKAYLIGEAAPAFAATLGETVPFEISGTLERAVAHAATDAASDEAPQSAVLLSPACASFDQYKNFEVRGDAFVSHVAAIDGVTMLI, translated from the coding sequence ATGATACCGGTCACCACATTCAGCGGCAAAAAGGTCGCCCTGTTCGGGCTCGGCGGTTCGGGCCTTGCGACCGCGCAGGCGTTGGTTGCCGGTGGCGCCGATGTCACGGCCTGGGACGACAATCCAGACAGCGTCGCCAAGGCATCTGCCGCCGGGATCGGCACTGGCGATCTCCGTCAGGTGAACTGGGCGGATTTCTCCGCCTTCGTTCTGTCGCCGGGCGTTCCCCTGACGCATCCGAAACCGCATTGGACCGTCGATCTCGCCCATTCAGCCGGTGTCGAGATCATCGGCGATGTCGAGCTGTTCGTGCGCGAGCGGCGGGCGCATGCGCCGGATTGCCCGTTCATCGCCATCACCGGCACCAACGGCAAATCGACCACCACGGCGCTGATTGCACATATCCTCAAATCCAGCGGCCGCGACACGCAGCTTGGCGGCAATATCGGCACTGCGGTTCTGACGCTCGATCCGCCGGCGGCTGACCGGTTCTATGTGGTCGAGTGCTCGTCCTACCAGATCGACCTTGCCCCGACGCTGAACCCGTCTGCCGGCATCCTGCTCAACCTGACGCCCGATCATCTCGACCGGCACGGCAGCATGGAGCATTATGCTGACATCAAGGAACGGTTGATTGCAGGCAGCGATACGGCGATCGTTGGTGTCGATGACGTCTATACCGAGGCCATCGCCGACCGGGCGACGCTTTCCGGGCACCGCGTCATCCGCATCGCCCGCCATCGTGCCCTCGGCGAAGGACTTTATGCCGACGGCACGCGCGTCATGCGCGCCGAAGGTGGCCTGGCGGCAGTCGTTGCCGATCTCGATGGTATCGCGACCTTGCGCGGCAATCACAATGCCCAGAATGCGGCCGCCGCGATAGCGGCCTGCCTGTCGGTCGGCGTTTCCGAACGCGAAATTCTGGCTGGGCTGTCGTCTTTCCCGGGTTTGAAACACCGGATGCAGCCGGTTGGCCGCAAGGGCAATGTCGTCTTCGTCAATGACAGCAAGGCGACCAACGCCGATGCTGCGGCACCCGCCTTGTCGAGCTACGACCGCATCTACTGGATTGCCGGCGGCTTGCCAAAGGAGGGCGGGATCGCGTCGCTTTCGCCGTTCTTTGCAAGGATCGCCAAGGCCTACCTGATCGGCGAGGCCGCACCGGCTTTTGCAGCCACGCTTGGGGAAACTGTTCCCTTCGAAATTTCCGGGACTCTGGAGCGGGCGGTGGCCCATGCTGCAACGGACGCGGCCAGCGACGAGGCGCCGCAATCGGCCGTCCTTTTGTCCCCGGCTTGCGCAAGCTTCGACCAGTATAAGAATTTTGAAGTGCGCGGCGATGCGTTCGTGAGCCATGTGGCTGCGATCGATGGCGTGACGATGCTGATTTGA